The following are encoded together in the Bradyrhizobium algeriense genome:
- the rpmG gene encoding 50S ribosomal protein L33: MAKAVTIKVKLVSTADTGFYYVAKKNSRTMTDKLVKKKYDPVARKHVEFKESKIK; this comes from the coding sequence ATGGCCAAAGCGGTCACCATCAAGGTCAAGCTCGTTTCCACGGCGGATACCGGCTTCTATTACGTCGCCAAGAAGAATTCGCGCACCATGACCGACAAGCTGGTCAAGAAGAAGTACGACCCGGTCGCGCGCAAGCACGTCGAGTTCAAGGAATCGAAGATCAAGTAA